TCCGCCGAGAGCGGATAGCTAAACCAAAACGAAAAAGTGGCTGCGGTGCGGATCATGAGGGAAGTTGTAGCGTGGGTTCCGCTGACTGTCGACTACTACTTTAGCCGCCCGCGCCCTGATAATTGCGCAGGACCAGGCGCTGCGCATAGACGTCAAAGTTGTCGCGACTCAGGATAATCTGAACGCGTGGGCCCCAATTATGGTCCCTGGAGGTTTCGTCATCAAACCCCAGCAGTTCAGAGCCAGAGCCGATCAACGCCGCGGTGTGACGCAAATCGGGTGCCGTTTCGGCCAGCCAAGGGCGAACAATATCGGTGTAGAAGCGCCGTGATAGTTCGATCCCCTGCATGCCTTCGCCTCCCCAGCGCTGGTGGAAGCTTATGGCCCGGCAGGGATATTTGGAAGGGCGGGCACGGCGCGGATGGCATGGCGCTATAGTCTGACGACATCGCCTTGGAAGTGATCAGTCCGACCATCCCTGGCGCATCAGAGTATAGGCAAACGAGGCTGTCCAGCCGATCAGTGCGAAGCCGTTCAGCGCCTCAATGCCTGAAACGATGCGCATTGCGCCTAGAGGGTAGATATCGCCGACGCCCAGCGTGGTGTAGCTCATCATGGAGAAATAGAAATGGTCCAGCGGGCTGCCCTGTGTCTCGCCAGCCAGTGAGCCCATGCCGAGCCAGCTGTCCATCGCATAGAATGCAAAAGCGTAGAGCGCTACCGAGAGCATCTGCGCTGCCGTCACACTGGCCATGCCGACCAGCACGCCAGCGCGTCGCGGTAACCCGCTCCCATCAAGGATGCTCCGTGCCGCCAACATGGACTGGTAGTGGATCAGTACCGAAACGGCCATGATCGCGAAGGCGCCAATGGTGGCGATAACAATTTCCATGCCGGTGCTCCGTGTTTTTCACAGGAGGCAATGAGGCAGGCGGTGGTCCGTTCCCTCAGGATCGGCATCGGCGCAGCGTGCGTATCAGCTGGCGCGGTTGAAGTGATCGTAGATCAGCTGCGCCATGGCGCTGGAAATGCCGGGTACGGCTTCGAGATCGGTCAGGCTGGCGCGGCCGACGGCCTTGGCGGAGCCGAAATGGTTGAGAAGGCTGCGTTTGCGGGTGGGGCCGATGCCTTCGATCTCGTCGAGCGGATTGGAAATCTGCTCTTTCTTGCGCTTGGCGCGGTGGGTGCCGATGGCGAAGCGATGGGCTTCGTCGCGCAGGCGCTGGACGTAATAGAGCACCGGATCGCGATGGGGCAGCATGAAGGCCTCGCGGCCCTCCATGAAGAATTTCTCACGGCCGGCGTCGCGTTCCTCACCCTTGGCGATGCCAATAAAAGTCACCTCCTTGGGCAGGTTCATTTCAGCGATAACGCCACGCACGGCGCTCATCTGGCCGGCGCCGCCGTCGATAAAGACGACATCGGGCCAGTCGGGCATGCCGGTGGCCTCGTCCTCGGCGTCGCTGTCGCTGTCATTGGTCAAGCGCGTGAAGCGGCGCGTCAGGACTTCGCGCATCATGCCGAAATCGTCGCCGGCGGTGATGTCGGATTTTATGTTGAAGGTGCGGTAGTGCCTTTTGGAAAAGCCTTCTTCGCCGGCCACGACCATGGCGCCGACCATGTTGGTGCCCGAGATGTGGGAGTTGTCGTAGGTTTCAATGCGGCGGGGCACGCTATCGAGGCCAAAGGTCTCGGCGACGCCTTCGAGCAGGGTGCGGTTGGTGGCGCCTTCGGCGAGCTGGCGGCCGAGGGCTTCGCGGGCATTGTTGAGAGCGTGGTTGAGCAGGTCGCGCTTTTCGCCCCGCTTGGGCACTTCGATGGCGACCTTGCGACCGGCGCGGCTGGAGAGTGCTTCGCCCATCAGTTCGGGCTCGGCCAGTTCGTGACTGATCAGCACCAGGCGGGCCGGGGTGCGGTTTTCGTAGAACTGGGCGATGAAGGCTTCGAGCACGTCGGCGTCGCTGAGACTGGAATCGGCGCGTGGTCGATAGGGGTAATTGCCCCAGTTCTGGAAGGCGCGGAAGAAGAAGACCTGCACGCAGAACTGGCCGCCTTCGTGGTGGATGGCGAAGACGTCGGCTTCTTCGACGGATTTGGCGGTGGCGTCGCCCTGGGACTGGACCAGGGCCAGGGCGCCGAGGCGGTCCCGGATCAGGGCGGCGCGCTCGAAATCGAGGTTTTCGGCGGCCTGTTCCATGTCGGCCTGCAAATGGTCGCGGACCTTTTGCGATTTGCCGGAGAGGAACTGGCGGGCATCTTCGACCAGCTCGGCGTAGCCCTCAAGCGAGATTTCGCGGGTGCAGGGGGCGGCGCAGCGCTTGATCTGATGCTGCAGGCACGGGCGGGTGCGGGCAGCATAAAAGCTGTCCGAACAATTGCGGAGCAGAAACGCCTTTTGCAGGCTGGCGATGGTGCGCGCGACGGCGGTGGCTGAGGCAAAGGGGCCGTAATAATTGCCCTTGCGACGACGGGTACCGCGATGCTTGGTCAACTCGGGGGCCTCGTGGTCACCGGTGATCAGGATATAGGGGAAGCTCTTGTCGTCGCGCAGCAGCACATTGAAGCGCGGCTTGAGGCGCTTGATCAGATTGGCCTCGAGCAGCAGGGCCTCGGATTCGGTCTCGGTGCGCACGAATTCCATGCTGACCGTGGCTGCGATCATGCGCTGCAGACGCACTTCTAGCGCCTCAGGTCGGGTGTAATTGGTGACGCGAGCCTTGAGATTACGGGCCTTGCCGACATACATCACCGCGCCCTGCGCATCGAGCATGCGATAGACGCCGGGGGCGGCGGGCAGGGTTCGAACAAAGGCCCGGATTACCTCATGGCCGCTGGGCAGGGGCGTGCTGTCGTCGGTCATGAGCGGGGAGTCGGGCCACGGCGTTCGGGGTGTTCGAGGTGTTCGCCACCATCGAGTGCCAGCATCTGGCCGGTCATGGATTTGGCGGCGAGCAGCATCAGCACACCATCGGCGATATCCTCGGGCCCCGCATTGCGTTGCAGAGGCAGACCCTGAACGCTGGATTCGAACTGAGCCTGGCTTTGACGCGAATGGGGCAGGACCGGGCCGGGACCGATGGCGTTGACGCGGATGGTCGGGGCCAGGGTCTGGGCCATGGTCCGGGTGGCAGCCCAGAGTACGGATTTGGACAGGGTGTAGCTGAAATAGGCGGGCGAGGTGTGCAGAACGCGCTCATCGATGATGTTGACGATATTGCCGAGGCTGCCAGCGGGGTGCTGAGCGGCGAAGTCGCGGGCCAGAAAAACCGGCGCTTCGGCATGAATGGCGAAATGGCTATCCCAGAGCGCTTCGTCAAGATCGTACAGGCTATCGGGGTCAAAGACCGAGGCATTGTTGATCAGCACCGAGAGGGGACCAAAGGGTGCGGCGGCTTTGGCGATCAGCCCGGCGCGGTGGGGGCGGTCCATCAGGTCAGCCTGAACAATGGCGGCGGTGCCGCCGGCAGCCGTGATGTCTGCCTGCACCTGACCGGCGCCATCGGCATCGCGGTTATAATGGATGATCACGGCATGGCCGGCGCGCGACAGCGCCTTGGCGATGGCGGCGCCGATGCGGTCACCAGCGCCGGTGACAAGCGCGACGGAAAGAGC
The DNA window shown above is from Devosia litorisediminis and carries:
- a CDS encoding potassium channel family protein, with the translated sequence MEIVIATIGAFAIMAVSVLIHYQSMLAARSILDGSGLPRRAGVLVGMASVTAAQMLSVALYAFAFYAMDSWLGMGSLAGETQGSPLDHFYFSMMSYTTLGVGDIYPLGAMRIVSGIEALNGFALIGWTASFAYTLMRQGWSD
- the uvrC gene encoding excinuclease ABC subunit UvrC: MTDDSTPLPSGHEVIRAFVRTLPAAPGVYRMLDAQGAVMYVGKARNLKARVTNYTRPEALEVRLQRMIAATVSMEFVRTETESEALLLEANLIKRLKPRFNVLLRDDKSFPYILITGDHEAPELTKHRGTRRRKGNYYGPFASATAVARTIASLQKAFLLRNCSDSFYAARTRPCLQHQIKRCAAPCTREISLEGYAELVEDARQFLSGKSQKVRDHLQADMEQAAENLDFERAALIRDRLGALALVQSQGDATAKSVEEADVFAIHHEGGQFCVQVFFFRAFQNWGNYPYRPRADSSLSDADVLEAFIAQFYENRTPARLVLISHELAEPELMGEALSSRAGRKVAIEVPKRGEKRDLLNHALNNAREALGRQLAEGATNRTLLEGVAETFGLDSVPRRIETYDNSHISGTNMVGAMVVAGEEGFSKRHYRTFNIKSDITAGDDFGMMREVLTRRFTRLTNDSDSDAEDEATGMPDWPDVVFIDGGAGQMSAVRGVIAEMNLPKEVTFIGIAKGEERDAGREKFFMEGREAFMLPHRDPVLYYVQRLRDEAHRFAIGTHRAKRKKEQISNPLDEIEGIGPTRKRSLLNHFGSAKAVGRASLTDLEAVPGISSAMAQLIYDHFNRAS
- a CDS encoding SDR family oxidoreductase; the encoded protein is MINQSTSPSALSVALVTGAGDRIGAAIAKALSRAGHAVIIHYNRDADGAGQVQADITAAGGTAAIVQADLMDRPHRAGLIAKAAAPFGPLSVLINNASVFDPDSLYDLDEALWDSHFAIHAEAPVFLARDFAAQHPAGSLGNIVNIIDERVLHTSPAYFSYTLSKSVLWAATRTMAQTLAPTIRVNAIGPGPVLPHSRQSQAQFESSVQGLPLQRNAGPEDIADGVLMLLAAKSMTGQMLALDGGEHLEHPERRGPTPRS